In a single window of the Ignavibacteria bacterium genome:
- a CDS encoding helix-turn-helix domain-containing protein — protein MTQKQIEMTLIEIKELLKVQRIKPYTFNEAAEYLGISKSYLYKLTSGGKIPYYKPFGKKIYFDKVMLDDWVYQNPVKGTADIEAEAVKYLSK, from the coding sequence ATGACTCAAAAACAAATCGAAATGACCTTAATTGAAATTAAAGAACTACTAAAGGTTCAGCGGATAAAGCCTTATACCTTCAATGAAGCTGCTGAATATCTCGGGATATCCAAATCATACCTTTACAAATTAACCTCAGGCGGAAAAATACCGTATTATAAGCCTTTCGGCAAAAAGATTTATTTTGATAAGGTCATGCTGGATGATTGGGTATATCAGAATCCGGTAAAAGGAACTGCTGATATTGAAGCTGAAGCCGTAAAATATTTATCTAAATAG
- a CDS encoding type I restriction endonuclease subunit R, with product MVNTQIHTEKAFEEAIENSLIENGGYFKGNTDDFNKELALDKNRIIDFIKSSQPKQWERISDIHGDDVEDKLIQRLCKELELNGTISVLRYGFTDYGIKFQMAFFKPETTLNPDTEILYSLNQLTVTRQVKYSSSNQNSIDLLICLNGLPVITAELKNQFTGQNVEDAKKQYKASRSANELLFQFKKRALVHFVIDTDKVFMTTKIDGNRTKYLPFNLGFENGAGNPPNPNGYKTSYLWEYVLVKDSLMDILGRYLHLQVEEFKFGNEIRKKEALIFPRYHQLDVVRKLINDVKLNNSGKNYLIEHSAGSGKSNSIAWLTHHLSTLHDSNNNKIFDSVIVITDRKVLDRQLQNTIYQFDHKDGVVKKIDESSSQLGEALKNAIPIIITTLQKFPFVSILDIVKDLPNRNYAIIVDEAHSSQGGEATKKLKEVLAAKSLEEAEKEESINDTDDTEDLIRKSIKARGKHKNLSFFAFTATPKSKTLEVFGEKGSDGLPKPFHLYSMRQAIQEGFILDVLKNYTTYNAYYRLSKSIEDDPLLNKKKAARAVARFVSLHPTNLSQKTEVIIEHFKQITSKKIGGLAKAMVVTSSRLHAVRYKLEFDKYLRDKNYTDIKALIAFSGKVIVENPDNPFTEAQMNGFPETELPDKFNTIEYQILLVADKYQYGYDQPLLHTMYVDKKLSGVRTVQTLSRLNRTCPGKEDTFVLDFANTTDEILFAFKPYYEITELEKATDPNLLFDLKTRIETKQIIWKSEIDNFCGIFYKAQERLHLKDHSRLNSFIDPAVDRFKELNNEDEKEDFKNSLQSYTRLYAFLSQIMPFQDIDLEKLYTYGRFLLTKLPKSDLSGILKLDDEVALEYYRLQKMSEVQINLDTDEKIPLKPVTEAGMRKDKDDAIKLSELINLLNERFGTEFTDADRLFFEQIQQELINDENLQKQAASNQIDNFKYPFSDIYENKLIDRMEQNQEIFTKLMNDADFGQFVKMWMLKSVYEKINSVKQ from the coding sequence ATGGTTAATACCCAAATACATACTGAAAAAGCATTTGAAGAAGCTATAGAAAATAGCTTAATTGAAAACGGTGGTTATTTTAAAGGAAATACGGATGATTTTAATAAGGAACTTGCCTTAGATAAAAATAGAATTATTGATTTTATAAAGTCTTCACAGCCCAAGCAATGGGAAAGAATATCTGATATACACGGTGATGATGTTGAAGATAAATTAATTCAAAGATTATGCAAAGAGCTTGAACTTAATGGAACGATTTCAGTTTTAAGATATGGCTTTACTGATTACGGCATAAAATTTCAAATGGCTTTCTTCAAACCGGAAACAACACTAAATCCCGATACAGAAATATTGTATTCATTAAATCAGCTTACAGTTACAAGACAGGTTAAATATAGCTCATCAAATCAAAATTCAATTGATCTTTTGATATGTTTAAACGGCTTGCCAGTAATAACAGCAGAACTTAAAAATCAATTTACAGGTCAAAATGTAGAAGATGCAAAAAAGCAATATAAAGCTTCAAGAAGTGCAAATGAATTATTGTTTCAATTTAAAAAAAGAGCATTAGTCCACTTTGTCATAGACACTGATAAAGTATTTATGACAACAAAAATTGATGGGAATAGAACTAAATACCTTCCATTTAATTTAGGTTTTGAAAATGGCGCAGGTAATCCCCCAAATCCAAATGGTTATAAGACTTCATATCTTTGGGAATATGTTTTAGTAAAAGATAGTTTAATGGATATTTTAGGACGCTACCTCCATTTACAAGTTGAAGAATTTAAATTTGGGAATGAAATAAGAAAAAAAGAAGCTTTAATATTCCCCCGGTATCACCAATTAGATGTTGTAAGAAAACTGATTAATGACGTAAAATTAAATAATTCAGGTAAAAATTACCTTATTGAACACTCTGCCGGAAGCGGAAAAAGTAACTCTATAGCCTGGTTAACTCATCATCTATCAACTTTACATGATAGTAACAATAATAAGATATTTGATTCTGTAATTGTAATAACAGATCGTAAGGTTCTGGATAGACAACTACAAAATACCATTTATCAGTTTGACCATAAAGATGGTGTAGTTAAAAAAATTGATGAAAGTTCATCTCAGCTCGGTGAGGCACTTAAAAATGCTATACCTATAATTATTACAACACTGCAGAAATTTCCGTTTGTTTCAATTTTAGATATTGTGAAGGACTTGCCTAACCGAAATTACGCAATAATTGTGGATGAAGCACATAGTTCTCAGGGTGGTGAAGCAACAAAGAAACTGAAAGAAGTATTAGCAGCAAAAAGCCTTGAAGAAGCTGAAAAAGAAGAATCAATAAATGATACTGACGATACCGAAGATTTAATCAGGAAATCAATTAAAGCAAGAGGAAAGCATAAGAATTTGAGTTTCTTTGCTTTTACGGCTACACCTAAATCAAAAACACTTGAAGTTTTTGGCGAAAAAGGATCCGATGGTTTACCCAAGCCGTTTCATTTATATTCAATGAGACAAGCTATACAGGAAGGTTTTATACTTGATGTCCTAAAAAACTATACAACATATAATGCATATTACAGGCTTTCAAAATCTATAGAAGATGACCCTTTACTTAATAAAAAGAAAGCTGCAAGAGCTGTTGCAAGGTTTGTTTCTTTACACCCAACTAACCTTTCACAAAAAACTGAAGTTATCATTGAACATTTCAAACAAATCACATCAAAGAAAATTGGTGGTTTGGCAAAAGCTATGGTTGTAACTTCCTCCAGGCTTCATGCTGTAAGATATAAGTTAGAGTTTGATAAATATTTAAGGGATAAGAATTACACAGACATAAAAGCATTAATTGCATTTTCAGGGAAAGTAATTGTTGAAAATCCGGATAACCCGTTTACCGAAGCTCAAATGAATGGTTTTCCTGAAACTGAATTACCTGATAAATTCAATACTATTGAGTACCAGATTTTACTTGTAGCTGATAAATACCAATATGGATACGACCAGCCTTTATTGCATACTATGTATGTAGATAAGAAACTCTCAGGGGTTAGAACAGTTCAAACTCTCTCAAGATTAAATCGTACTTGTCCCGGAAAAGAAGATACTTTTGTATTGGATTTTGCTAATACTACAGATGAAATTCTTTTTGCCTTTAAACCCTATTACGAGATTACAGAATTAGAAAAGGCAACAGACCCGAATTTGTTATTTGACTTGAAAACGAGAATTGAAACAAAGCAAATTATATGGAAGAGTGAAATCGATAACTTTTGTGGTATATTTTATAAAGCACAGGAACGATTACATTTAAAAGACCATTCACGTCTAAATTCTTTTATAGATCCTGCAGTTGACAGGTTCAAAGAGTTAAATAATGAAGACGAAAAAGAAGATTTTAAAAATTCTTTACAGAGTTATACCAGACTTTATGCGTTTTTATCTCAGATAATGCCTTTTCAGGATATTGATTTAGAAAAATTATATACATATGGCAGGTTTTTACTGACTAAATTACCGAAATCTGACTTATCGGGTATACTAAAATTAGATGATGAAGTTGCGCTGGAGTATTACCGGTTGCAAAAAATGAGTGAAGTACAGATAAACCTGGATACTGATGAGAAAATCCCATTAAAGCCCGTAACTGAGGCAGGGATGAGAAAAGATAAAGATGATGCAATAAAACTTTCTGAACTTATAAATTTATTAAATGAAAGGTTTGGCACTGAATTTACAGATGCAGATAGATTATTCTTTGAGCAAATACAACAGGAATTGATAAATGATGAGAATCTCCAAAAACAAGCAGCTTCAAATCAGATTGATAATTTTAAATATCCCTTTAGTGATATTTATGAAAATAAATTGATTGACCGTATGGAGCAAAATCAGGAAATATTTACAAAATTAATGAATGACGCTGATTTTGGTCAATTTGTAAAAATGTGGATGCTGAAGAGTGTTTATGAAAAGATAAATTCCGTAAAACAGTAA
- a CDS encoding restriction endonuclease subunit S has translation MYRPYPKYKPTNIPWVANIPKNWGSKKLKFVSKIQPSNVDKLSKPDEIEVLLCNYVDVYKNDFINSKIPFMIATASISEIEKYSTKLGDVLITKDSETPDDIGNPAFVEEEIENLLCGYHLCQIRTNKAHILGKYLFRLFQTDIMNAYFESQANGVTRFGLGVDSFKNVISILPSLQEQQSITDFLNYKTALIDELITKKERLIEILQEEKTAIVNQAITKGLNKDVKLNDSGIEWLGKIPDHWVVNKVKRVSKIFGRIGYRGYTIDDIVAEKEGAITISPSNMIKGYLDLTKCTYLSWDKYNESEEIKIFENDILLVKTGSTIGKVAYVQNVEYPLTINPQIAVFKNIKCLNKFLFYYIASDFIQNQFTLSNSGSTIPTMAQEEIGNYPIPLPPIEEQTEIVTFIEKKIVFNSTTISKIENEIELLQEYRDALISEAVTGKIDVRGNNVN, from the coding sequence ATGTATAGACCATACCCAAAATATAAGCCAACAAATATTCCCTGGGTTGCAAATATTCCCAAGAATTGGGGATCTAAGAAATTAAAATTTGTTTCCAAAATACAACCGAGCAATGTTGACAAATTGTCTAAACCTGATGAAATTGAAGTTTTATTGTGTAACTACGTTGATGTTTATAAAAATGATTTTATAAACAGCAAAATACCTTTTATGATTGCAACTGCTTCAATCAGTGAAATTGAAAAATATTCTACAAAATTAGGAGACGTTTTAATTACAAAAGATTCTGAAACTCCTGATGACATTGGAAATCCTGCGTTTGTAGAGGAAGAAATTGAGAATTTATTATGCGGTTATCATTTATGCCAAATTAGGACTAACAAAGCACACATATTAGGTAAATATTTGTTTAGATTATTTCAAACAGATATAATGAACGCTTATTTTGAAAGCCAAGCTAATGGAGTCACACGATTTGGTTTAGGTGTAGATTCTTTTAAGAATGTTATCTCTATTTTACCTTCTCTTCAAGAACAACAGAGTATCACTGACTTCCTTAATTATAAAACAGCACTAATTGACGAATTAATAACAAAAAAAGAAAGACTTATTGAAATATTACAGGAAGAAAAAACTGCAATTGTTAATCAAGCTATAACTAAAGGGTTAAATAAAGATGTAAAATTGAATGATTCAGGTATTGAATGGCTTGGGAAAATACCGGACCATTGGGTGGTTAATAAAGTTAAAAGAGTTTCAAAAATATTTGGTAGAATTGGTTATAGGGGTTACACTATTGATGACATAGTTGCTGAAAAAGAAGGTGCAATTACAATAAGTCCAAGTAACATGATTAAAGGATATTTAGACTTAACAAAATGTACTTATTTGAGCTGGGATAAATATAATGAATCGGAAGAAATTAAAATTTTTGAAAATGATATACTTTTGGTAAAAACAGGTTCCACCATTGGAAAAGTTGCTTATGTTCAAAATGTTGAATACCCATTAACAATAAATCCACAAATTGCAGTTTTTAAAAATATAAAGTGTTTAAATAAATTCTTATTTTATTATATAGCTTCTGATTTTATTCAAAATCAGTTTACACTAAGCAATAGTGGCAGTACAATACCTACTATGGCACAAGAAGAAATTGGGAATTATCCTATACCTTTACCTCCAATTGAAGAACAAACAGAAATTGTAACATTTATTGAAAAAAAGATTGTGTTTAATTCTACAACTATTTCAAAGATAGAAAACGAAATAGAATTATTGCAAGAATACCGGGATGCGTTAATTTCAGAAGCAGTAACAGGTAAAATTGATGTGAGAGGAAACAATGTCAATTAA
- a CDS encoding SAM-dependent DNA methyltransferase, with the protein MNNFRETANFIWSVADLLRGDYKQAEYGKVILPLTVLRRLDCVLEPKKEKVLKKLKSLGKQKEEILDRILNREAGYNFHNHSLYNFSKLVDDPNHIAANLRNFINGFSKSARDIIKYFKFEDQIKKLDEANLLYKVIKKFQEINLHPDIISNLTMGYIFEELIRKFAELSNETAGEHFTPREVIRLMVDVLFVEDSDVLTKPGIVKTIYDPACGTGGMLSIAEEYIKELNPKAHMELFGQELNDESFAICKSDILIKGQNADNIKYGNSFTKDGLPTEKFDYMLSNPPYGVEWKKVADEIKAEHEDKGFGGRFGAGLPRINDGSLLFLLHMVSKMKPSNGGTRMGIVFNGSPLFTGSAGSGESDIRKWVIENDMLETIIALPDQLFYNTGISTYIWIVTNRKTKKRKGKVQLINAVSFFKKMTRSLGNKRNEISNEHISEIVNLYTDFEEAEYCKIFDNTDFGYHRITVERPLRLNFQTTQERIDKLWMQTAFDHLKLGFKGKKFEIKVTEEGKKLQYDIIKAIKLIPEDKLFKNREKFVKTLNEVFEQANIKLTGQVIKAILNALSEKDETADICTDKDGNPEPDPDLRDYENIPLKDNIQRYFEAEVLPHVPDAWIDHTKTKIGYEINFTRYFYKYQPLRSLVEIRADIIKLENETEGMIKEIID; encoded by the coding sequence ATGAATAACTTCCGGGAAACTGCAAATTTTATATGGAGTGTGGCTGACCTTTTAAGGGGTGACTATAAACAAGCTGAATATGGGAAGGTTATATTACCTCTAACAGTTTTAAGGCGTTTAGATTGTGTACTTGAACCAAAAAAAGAAAAGGTTTTAAAAAAATTAAAATCTTTAGGTAAACAAAAAGAAGAAATTCTGGACAGAATTTTGAATCGTGAGGCAGGTTATAATTTTCATAATCATAGCCTGTATAATTTCTCAAAACTTGTTGATGACCCTAATCATATAGCTGCTAATCTGCGCAATTTTATCAACGGATTTTCAAAATCAGCAAGAGATATTATTAAATATTTCAAATTTGAAGACCAAATAAAGAAACTAGATGAAGCAAACCTTTTATATAAAGTAATTAAAAAGTTTCAGGAAATTAACTTACACCCTGATATTATTTCAAACTTAACTATGGGTTATATTTTTGAAGAGTTAATAAGAAAATTTGCTGAACTTTCAAATGAAACAGCAGGTGAGCATTTTACACCGCGTGAAGTTATTAGATTAATGGTGGATGTCCTTTTCGTAGAAGATAGTGATGTTTTGACAAAACCTGGTATCGTTAAGACCATATATGACCCTGCCTGTGGAACCGGCGGAATGCTTTCAATAGCTGAAGAATATATAAAAGAGCTTAATCCGAAGGCACACATGGAGCTTTTTGGACAGGAATTAAATGATGAATCATTCGCAATCTGTAAGTCAGATATACTTATTAAAGGACAAAATGCGGATAATATAAAATACGGAAACAGTTTTACTAAAGATGGGCTACCAACGGAAAAATTTGATTATATGCTTTCAAATCCACCATACGGAGTTGAATGGAAAAAAGTTGCTGATGAGATTAAAGCTGAACATGAAGATAAAGGTTTTGGCGGAAGATTTGGAGCAGGCTTACCTCGTATAAATGATGGTTCATTGCTTTTCCTACTACACATGGTAAGCAAAATGAAGCCTTCAAACGGCGGTACAAGAATGGGAATAGTTTTTAACGGTTCACCTTTATTTACAGGTTCTGCCGGAAGCGGTGAGAGTGATATAAGGAAATGGGTTATTGAAAATGATATGCTTGAAACAATTATTGCACTACCTGACCAGCTTTTTTATAATACAGGTATTTCAACATATATATGGATTGTAACAAACAGGAAAACCAAAAAACGTAAAGGCAAAGTTCAGTTGATTAATGCAGTCTCATTCTTTAAGAAAATGACACGGAGTTTAGGTAATAAAAGGAATGAAATATCAAATGAACATATAAGTGAAATTGTAAATTTATATACTGATTTTGAAGAAGCTGAATATTGTAAGATATTTGATAATACTGATTTTGGTTACCACAGGATAACAGTTGAAAGACCTTTAAGGCTGAATTTTCAAACAACTCAGGAGAGAATCGACAAATTATGGATGCAAACTGCCTTTGATCATCTTAAATTAGGTTTTAAGGGTAAAAAGTTTGAAATTAAAGTAACAGAAGAAGGCAAAAAATTACAGTATGATATCATAAAAGCAATTAAGTTAATACCGGAAGATAAATTATTTAAAAATAGGGAAAAATTTGTTAAAACATTGAACGAGGTTTTTGAACAAGCAAACATCAAACTTACCGGGCAAGTCATAAAAGCCATATTAAATGCTTTATCAGAAAAAGATGAAACGGCGGATATTTGCACTGATAAAGACGGGAACCCTGAGCCTGACCCGGATTTAAGAGATTATGAAAACATACCGTTAAAAGATAACATACAAAGATACTTTGAAGCAGAAGTATTGCCCCATGTGCCTGATGCCTGGATAGACCATACAAAAACTAAAATAGGCTATGAAATAAATTTTACCCGGTATTTTTATAAATATCAGCCATTGCGTTCACTTGTTGAGATTAGAGCTGATATTATAAAGCTGGAGAATGAAACTGAAGGAATGATAAAGGAAATTATTGACTAA
- a CDS encoding PEGA domain-containing protein codes for MKNSISFIVGLLLSVFAFQGCATIFSGSYDEVELSSEPKDATVLVNGKEEGTTPLTLRLKKSKEYTIEFVKDGFKTKSLRMTYGLGAGWLILDILSGLVGIIVDAATGNWNSFDYDSYRAVLKKAE; via the coding sequence ATGAAGAATTCAATTAGCTTCATTGTTGGATTACTATTGTCAGTTTTTGCCTTTCAAGGCTGCGCTACAATCTTTTCCGGTAGTTATGATGAGGTAGAGCTTAGCAGTGAGCCAAAAGACGCCACTGTGCTTGTAAACGGCAAAGAGGAAGGCACCACACCGCTTACTTTGAGGTTAAAGAAAAGCAAAGAATACACAATTGAATTTGTCAAAGACGGATTCAAAACCAAGAGCCTAAGAATGACTTACGGTTTAGGAGCCGGCTGGCTTATTCTCGATATTCTTTCCGGTCTGGTTGGTATTATCGTGGATGCAGCAACTGGTAATTGGAATAGTTTCGATTATGACAGTTATCGTGCAGTGCTGAAAAAAGCGGAATAA
- a CDS encoding site-specific integrase — MIKLRKKQLADGSQSLYLDIYFEGKRQCQSLNLRLTKDKEGNKEVLKLANKIRATKELEFQSYQHGFIPAYKTKINFVEYFQKIAEERDRRNSKVYKNTLNYLKKFTKNSIQIGQINESWIAEFQKYMLKYVSQNSVWVYMNTLKAGINKAYREKLIQVNPLHYFRENVKRIETKKEYLTINEIETLINTKCGNDDVKRAFLFSCFTGLRISDVRNLEWEDVKDDMIDFRQKKTKGYEYIPLSKTAVDLLNFKDGNIHKLRTGKIFDLLSKDYANVIVKEWVKRAGITKKITYHNSRHTFATLSLSQGVDLFTVSKLLGHCNVRVTQVYAKIVDTAKREAVNKLPHLKIA, encoded by the coding sequence ATGATCAAATTAAGAAAGAAGCAACTTGCAGATGGCAGCCAAAGCTTGTACCTGGATATCTACTTTGAAGGAAAAAGACAATGTCAGTCATTAAACCTGAGACTGACCAAAGACAAAGAAGGCAATAAAGAAGTTCTTAAACTTGCTAATAAGATTAGAGCAACAAAAGAGCTTGAATTTCAAAGTTATCAGCATGGGTTTATTCCCGCTTATAAGACAAAAATTAACTTTGTGGAGTATTTCCAAAAAATAGCTGAAGAAAGGGACCGTAGAAATTCAAAAGTATACAAGAATACGCTTAATTACTTAAAGAAATTTACCAAAAACTCTATCCAGATTGGGCAGATAAATGAAAGCTGGATTGCTGAATTCCAGAAATATATGCTGAAATATGTATCACAAAATTCCGTATGGGTTTATATGAATACTTTGAAAGCAGGTATCAACAAGGCATACAGAGAGAAACTTATTCAGGTTAACCCTTTACACTATTTCAGGGAAAATGTAAAGAGGATTGAAACCAAGAAGGAATACTTGACTATCAACGAAATTGAGACATTAATTAATACAAAATGCGGAAACGATGATGTAAAAAGAGCCTTCTTATTCAGTTGTTTCACCGGATTGCGAATTTCTGATGTAAGGAATCTTGAATGGGAAGATGTAAAAGACGATATGATAGATTTCAGGCAGAAAAAAACAAAAGGGTATGAATACATTCCGCTTTCAAAAACTGCAGTAGATTTACTTAATTTTAAGGACGGGAATATCCATAAACTGAGAACCGGGAAGATATTTGATCTGCTAAGCAAAGATTATGCTAATGTAATTGTAAAAGAATGGGTGAAAAGGGCAGGAATCACAAAGAAGATCACTTACCATAACAGCAGACATACATTTGCTACTTTATCACTATCACAAGGGGTAGACCTGTTTACTGTAAGTAAATTATTAGGACATTGTAATGTGAGAGTCACGCAGGTATATGCAAAAATAGTTGATACAGCTAAAAGGGAAGCTGTTAATAAACTTCCACATTTGAAAATTGCATAA
- a CDS encoding DUF1343 domain-containing protein translates to MKIIRFDFFQKTIFIFIFFLTNFNCYSENSKALSEPKFRLGNEILLDKAADLKDKRIAVLTNQTGILPDGTHIIDAMLAKGINIVKIFSPEHGIRGDENYAETDKSGLPIVSLYNGKVKPSKSDLSDVDVLVYDIQDVGARFYTYTSTLYYAIEAAAESNVKIIVCDRPMIVNPSYTGGFMLEPAFESFVGTIPAPQAYGMTSGELAAYINTEVFGKAANLDVLLMEGYTRNTDYSDLKLTWVKPSPSMFYPSTAICYLANCLLEGTNVSEGRGTDKPFEYFGAPWVNSQVIADELNSQGLEGVVFEPVTFTPSEKISAYPPKFFNKQCSGIYINVKDKNKFDPVKSGTAILISLYKNCPEFKFNKDNFIDKLAGTDKLRKMITGGKTAGEINEAMNESNSSFSEIRKKYLFYN, encoded by the coding sequence ATGAAAATAATTAGGTTTGATTTTTTTCAAAAAACGATATTCATATTCATATTTTTTTTAACAAACTTTAACTGTTATTCTGAAAACAGCAAAGCATTATCAGAACCTAAATTCCGTTTAGGCAATGAGATCCTGTTAGATAAAGCTGCAGACTTAAAGGATAAACGCATTGCAGTGCTTACAAATCAGACCGGTATATTGCCGGATGGCACACATATTATTGATGCTATGCTTGCAAAAGGTATTAATATTGTAAAAATATTTTCGCCTGAGCATGGTATAAGGGGAGATGAAAATTATGCAGAAACTGATAAATCAGGTTTGCCAATTGTTTCTCTTTATAACGGGAAGGTAAAACCTTCCAAAAGTGATCTTTCTGATGTTGATGTTTTGGTTTATGATATACAGGATGTGGGTGCAAGATTTTACACATATACATCCACACTATATTATGCTATCGAAGCTGCTGCTGAAAGCAATGTAAAGATAATTGTTTGTGATAGGCCAATGATAGTAAATCCTTCTTATACCGGCGGATTTATGCTTGAGCCGGCATTTGAATCATTTGTAGGCACAATACCTGCACCACAGGCATACGGTATGACAAGCGGAGAGCTTGCTGCATATATAAATACAGAAGTATTTGGAAAAGCAGCAAATCTGGATGTGTTATTAATGGAAGGATACACGAGGAATACAGATTATTCTGATCTAAAGCTTACATGGGTAAAACCCTCTCCCAGCATGTTCTATCCATCAACCGCAATTTGTTATCTTGCAAATTGTTTGCTTGAAGGCACTAATGTATCTGAAGGCAGGGGAACAGATAAGCCTTTTGAATATTTCGGCGCACCGTGGGTAAATTCACAGGTAATTGCTGATGAGCTGAACTCGCAGGGACTTGAAGGAGTTGTATTTGAACCGGTAACATTTACTCCTTCAGAAAAAATTTCGGCATACCCGCCTAAATTTTTCAATAAGCAGTGCAGCGGAATATATATAAATGTAAAAGATAAAAATAAGTTTGACCCGGTAAAAAGCGGAACTGCAATATTAATTTCATTATATAAAAATTGCCCTGAGTTTAAATTCAATAAAGATAATTTTATAGATAAGCTTGCAGGAACGGATAAACTCAGGAAAATGATCACTGGCGGTAAAACAGCCGGTGAGATAAATGAAGCAATGAATGAGAGTAACAGCAGCTTTAGTGAGATAAGAAAAAAGTATTTATTTTATAATTAA
- a CDS encoding Gfo/Idh/MocA family oxidoreductase — protein sequence MKLGILGCGSVFRSMHLPALLAQNNKYSVVSAYDPDEAAIKLTKKAAGKNSGIKFVSSPTEIIKDPSIDAIAVLTRTSMHVKYTIDSLKNGKYVFLEKPAAVLPSGVRKIISAEKKYHKYCQVGMVLRYSSFYKELKKIISPGKYGKVFWMNWLETRPFDPYIWRYLNPETDGDAIIHDKAVHQINLFNSFAGSAPAEAAAFGGQYLINPFKYSKVRAFSKEVLLKGRSGDNLMALIKYKNGVKASITVSYVSPHARESRWIIQLEKARIAAHFETFVNPSKGSKYKWEGHPSAIYLFKDNKNFPVKWKYPNSYPPSEENLVFYDEYKDEPLHPGSGGQWHEFYRTVTRHIKPESNTMIALKDIIVAKAIDDSIKKNKIIRIK from the coding sequence GTGAAATTAGGAATACTGGGATGCGGTTCAGTTTTCAGGTCCATGCATCTTCCTGCTTTACTTGCTCAAAACAATAAATATTCAGTTGTATCTGCTTATGACCCGGATGAAGCAGCCATAAAACTTACCAAAAAGGCAGCCGGGAAAAATTCCGGAATTAAGTTTGTCAGCTCACCCACAGAAATTATTAAAGACCCATCAATAGACGCCATTGCAGTACTCACGCGTACATCAATGCATGTTAAATACACCATCGATTCTTTAAAAAACGGAAAATATGTTTTTCTTGAAAAGCCTGCGGCAGTTCTGCCTTCCGGAGTAAGAAAGATCATATCTGCAGAAAAAAAATATCATAAATACTGCCAGGTTGGAATGGTGTTAAGATACAGCTCGTTCTATAAAGAACTTAAAAAAATAATTTCACCTGGTAAATACGGAAAAGTATTTTGGATGAACTGGCTTGAGACAAGACCTTTTGATCCATATATATGGAGGTATCTGAATCCCGAAACTGATGGTGATGCAATTATTCATGATAAAGCTGTACACCAGATAAATTTATTCAATTCATTTGCCGGCTCGGCGCCTGCTGAAGCTGCGGCATTTGGAGGGCAGTATCTTATCAATCCATTTAAATACAGTAAAGTACGGGCGTTTTCAAAAGAAGTTTTGTTAAAGGGAAGGTCCGGCGATAATCTTATGGCGCTGATAAAATATAAAAACGGAGTAAAAGCTTCTATTACAGTTTCGTATGTAAGTCCCCACGCACGTGAATCCCGCTGGATCATTCAGCTTGAAAAAGCAAGAATAGCCGCACATTTTGAAACATTTGTAAATCCCTCAAAAGGTTCAAAATATAAATGGGAAGGGCATCCTTCAGCAATTTACCTGTTTAAGGATAACAAAAATTTTCCTGTAAAGTGGAAATATCCGAATAGCTACCCTCCCAGTGAAGAGAACCTTGTGTTTTATGATGAGTATAAAGATGAACCGCTGCATCCGGGTTCAGGCGGGCAGTGGCATGAATTTTACAGGACTGTTACACGCCATATTAAGCCAGAAAGTAATACCATGATAGCGCTCAAAGATATAATAGTTGCCAAAGCTATCGATGATTCCATAAAAAAGAATAAGATAATCAGAATAAAATGA